In Apteryx mantelli isolate bAptMan1 chromosome 18, bAptMan1.hap1, whole genome shotgun sequence, a single window of DNA contains:
- the RPS21 gene encoding small ribosomal subunit protein eS21 encodes MQNDAGEFVDLYVPRKCSASNRIIGAKDHASIQINISEVDKVTGRVNGQFKTYAICGAIRRMGESDDSILRLAKNDGIVSKNF; translated from the exons ATGCAGAACGACGCCGGCGAGTTCGTGGACCTCTACGTGCCGCGGAAATG CTCTGCTAGCAACAGAATAATTGGTGCCAAGGATCATGCTTCTATTCAGATAAATATTTCTGAG GTTGACAAGGTAACAGGCAGAGTCAATGGCCAGTTCAAAACATATGCCATTTGCGGAGCAATTCGTAGGATG GGGGAATCGGATGACTCCATTCTGCGTCTGGCAAAAAATGATGGAATTGTTTCAAA gaatttctaa